One stretch of Roseovarius mucosus DNA includes these proteins:
- a CDS encoding adenosylcobalamin-dependent ribonucleoside-diphosphate reductase — protein sequence MTRFAAPISEQIWNMKYRFRNGDAGDASVEDSWRRIARALAVAEAEPALWEERFYHALEDFKFLPAGRITAGAGTARKVTLFNCFVMGTVPDDMGGIFDGLREAALTMQQGGGIGYDFSTIRPKGAEVKGVSADASGPLSFMDVWDAMCRTIMSAGSRRGAMMATMRCDHPDIEAFIAAKSDPARLRMFNLSVLITDAFMEAVKADGPWDLQFGGKVYHTVQARDLWNRIMQATYDYAEPGVIFIDRINAANNLAYCETIAATNPCGEQPLPPYGACLLGSINLARLVAEPFAAGARVDEAALDDLVRVAVRMMDNVVDVSGFPLPAQAAEAQAKRRIGLGVTGLADALLMVGLRYGSDAAVQQTEAWLHAIARAAYLASVDLAREKGAFPLFDRDAYLASGTMQTMDADVRAAVAEHGIRNALLTSIAPTGTISLYAGNVSSGIEPVFAYSYTRKVLQKDGSRTEEEVIDYAVQMWRDRMGDAPLPEHFVNAQTLPPEDHVKMQAAAQKWVDSSISKTINCPEDISFEAFKNVYLQAWDLGCKGCTTYRPNAVTGSVLSVSETTDKAPGETRGDVPATGGEVVYMSEPLDRPKELEGATYKLKWPDSNHAIYVTVNDIVLGGHRRPFEVFINSKNMEHYAWTVALTRMISAVFRRGGDVSFVVEELKAVFDPRGGAWMQGKYVPSILAAIGGVLEQHMVQIGFLAGEGMGLKEDPHAQVAGQDSPRKSPACPACGQYDMRMIEGCMTCASCGHSKCA from the coding sequence GTGACCCGATTTGCCGCCCCGATTTCCGAACAGATATGGAACATGAAATACCGGTTCCGGAATGGGGACGCTGGCGATGCAAGTGTCGAGGACAGCTGGCGGCGGATCGCGCGCGCTTTGGCAGTGGCCGAGGCAGAGCCGGCGCTCTGGGAAGAGCGGTTCTATCACGCGCTTGAGGATTTCAAATTCCTGCCCGCAGGTCGGATCACCGCCGGGGCTGGCACCGCACGCAAGGTGACGCTCTTTAACTGTTTCGTCATGGGCACCGTGCCTGACGATATGGGCGGCATCTTTGACGGGCTGCGCGAGGCGGCGTTGACCATGCAGCAGGGCGGCGGCATCGGCTATGATTTCAGCACGATCCGGCCCAAGGGGGCCGAGGTCAAGGGCGTGTCGGCGGATGCAAGCGGCCCACTCAGCTTTATGGATGTGTGGGACGCGATGTGCCGCACGATCATGTCGGCAGGTAGCAGGCGCGGTGCGATGATGGCCACAATGCGCTGTGACCATCCAGATATCGAGGCCTTCATCGCCGCGAAATCCGATCCGGCGCGGCTGCGGATGTTCAACCTGTCGGTCTTGATCACCGATGCCTTCATGGAGGCGGTCAAGGCTGACGGCCCGTGGGACCTTCAGTTTGGCGGCAAGGTCTATCATACCGTGCAAGCGCGGGATCTGTGGAACCGGATCATGCAGGCCACCTATGATTATGCCGAACCGGGCGTGATCTTTATCGACCGCATCAACGCGGCCAACAATCTGGCCTATTGCGAAACGATTGCGGCGACCAACCCATGCGGCGAACAGCCCCTGCCGCCCTATGGTGCCTGCCTCTTGGGCTCGATCAATCTGGCGCGGTTGGTGGCAGAGCCGTTTGCAGCGGGCGCGCGGGTGGATGAGGCCGCACTTGACGATCTGGTGCGCGTGGCTGTGCGCATGATGGACAATGTCGTGGATGTCAGCGGTTTTCCCTTACCTGCGCAGGCCGCCGAGGCGCAGGCCAAACGGCGGATCGGGCTGGGCGTGACGGGGCTTGCCGATGCGCTCTTGATGGTCGGGCTGCGCTATGGCTCGGACGCCGCCGTGCAACAGACCGAGGCGTGGTTGCATGCCATCGCGCGGGCGGCCTATCTTGCAAGCGTTGACTTGGCCCGCGAAAAGGGCGCGTTCCCGCTCTTTGACCGCGACGCCTATCTGGCCTCTGGCACGATGCAGACGATGGATGCCGATGTGCGCGCCGCCGTGGCTGAACATGGCATTCGCAACGCGCTTCTGACCAGCATCGCGCCGACTGGCACCATCAGCCTTTATGCGGGCAATGTCAGCAGCGGAATCGAGCCTGTCTTTGCCTATAGCTACACCCGCAAGGTGCTGCAAAAGGATGGCAGCCGCACCGAGGAAGAGGTGATAGATTACGCCGTGCAGATGTGGCGCGACCGGATGGGCGATGCGCCTCTGCCCGAGCATTTCGTCAACGCCCAGACCCTGCCGCCCGAGGATCACGTCAAGATGCAGGCGGCGGCGCAGAAATGGGTGGATAGCAGCATCTCGAAAACCATCAACTGCCCCGAGGACATCTCCTTTGAGGCGTTCAAGAATGTCTATCTTCAGGCTTGGGATCTGGGGTGCAAAGGCTGCACCACCTATCGGCCCAATGCGGTGACAGGCAGCGTCCTGAGCGTGTCCGAGACCACGGACAAGGCCCCGGGTGAAACGCGGGGCGATGTCCCTGCAACCGGCGGCGAGGTGGTCTATATGTCCGAACCGCTCGACCGCCCCAAAGAGCTGGAGGGTGCCACCTACAAGCTGAAATGGCCCGACAGCAACCATGCGATCTATGTCACCGTCAATGACATTGTTCTGGGCGGGCATCGGCGGCCCTTCGAGGTGTTCATCAACTCCAAGAACATGGAACATTATGCCTGGACGGTGGCCCTGACCCGCATGATCTCGGCGGTGTTCCGGCGTGGGGGCGATGTGTCCTTTGTGGTGGAAGAGCTCAAAGCCGTGTTCGACCCGCGCGGCGGCGCTTGGATGCAGGGCAAATACGTGCCCAGCATTCTGGCCGCCATCGGCGGCGTGCTCGAACAGCACATGGTCCAGATCGGGTTTCTAGCGGGCGAAGGTATGGGCCTCAAAGAGGATCCGCATGCGCAGGTCGCAGGTCAGGACAGCCCCCGCAAATCCCCCGCCTGCCCCGCCTGCGGCCAATACGACATGCGCATGATCGAGGGTTGCATGACCTGTGCAAGCTGCGGACACAGCAAATGTGCCTAA
- the hisG gene encoding ATP phosphoribosyltransferase, with protein MTLKLGVPSKGRLMEKTFDWFAKHGITLGRSGSEREYAGYVQGIDNVELILLSAGEIPRELAAGRIHLGVTGTDLIREKLGQWQNQVAELAELGFGQADLVLAVPRCWVDVSHLDDLDAAAAAFRLKHGFRMRIATKYHRLVRDFLRENGVADYQLMDSQGATEGTVKNETAEAIADITSTGDTLRANHLKVLEDGLILKSQATLFKSRMAPMEPADRLTLKALKQRLDLE; from the coding sequence ATGACCCTGAAACTGGGGGTGCCGTCCAAAGGGCGGCTGATGGAGAAAACCTTTGACTGGTTCGCCAAGCACGGGATCACGCTGGGGCGCTCGGGGTCCGAGCGTGAATATGCGGGCTATGTGCAGGGCATCGACAACGTCGAACTGATCCTGCTCTCCGCCGGGGAAATCCCGCGTGAATTGGCAGCCGGACGCATCCATCTGGGTGTGACAGGCACCGACCTGATCCGCGAAAAGCTGGGGCAGTGGCAAAATCAGGTGGCAGAGCTGGCGGAACTGGGCTTTGGTCAGGCCGATCTGGTGCTGGCGGTGCCACGTTGCTGGGTGGATGTCAGCCATCTTGACGATCTTGATGCCGCTGCTGCGGCATTCCGGCTCAAGCATGGGTTCCGCATGCGCATCGCCACCAAATATCACCGATTGGTGCGGGATTTCCTGCGCGAGAATGGCGTTGCGGATTATCAACTGATGGACAGTCAGGGTGCCACCGAAGGCACGGTCAAGAACGAAACCGCCGAGGCTATTGCCGATATCACCTCAACCGGCGATACGCTGCGGGCCAATCACCTCAAGGTGTTGGAGGATGGGTTGATCCTGAAATCTCAGGCAACGCTTTTCAAATCGCGGATGGCCCCGATGGAGCCTGCCGATAGGCTTACGCTCAAGGCGCTCAAGCAAAGGCTTGATCTGGAATAA
- a CDS encoding DUF1489 family protein yields MALHLIKLSVGTTSVEDLEEWHKDPRAKGPDGLPRHVTRMWPKREDELLDGGSIYWVIQGLVQCRQPILRLDEVTGGDGIRRCAIVLEPGLIRTATAQKRPFQGWRYLPGSDAPPDLGSARAKDDTLPPALSAALADIGVL; encoded by the coding sequence GTGGCCTTGCACCTGATCAAACTGAGCGTCGGCACCACCTCTGTCGAGGATCTGGAGGAGTGGCATAAAGACCCCCGCGCCAAAGGGCCGGACGGCCTGCCGCGCCACGTCACCCGCATGTGGCCCAAGCGCGAAGACGAATTGTTGGACGGTGGCTCGATCTATTGGGTCATTCAGGGGCTGGTGCAATGCCGCCAACCGATCCTGCGGCTGGATGAGGTGACTGGTGGCGACGGCATCCGCCGCTGTGCCATCGTGCTTGAACCGGGGTTGATCCGCACGGCGACAGCGCAAAAGCGCCCCTTTCAAGGCTGGCGGTATTTGCCCGGTTCTGATGCGCCGCCCGACCTTGGCTCAGCGCGCGCCAAGGATGATACGCTGCCGCCTGCCCTCTCGGCCGCTCTGGCGGATATTGGCGTTCTGTGA
- a CDS encoding ANTAR domain-containing response regulator: MKLHIVIVEPDETRAKLVIDSLQPLGHQVTVIAEPAGLSRRVSDIAPDIVLIDMSNPSRDTLEEMALASGPMERPVAFFVDRTDRDLTKQAIEAGVSAYVVDGLQPERVASVMDAAIARFQMFRRMRRELETTRRALEERKLIDRAKGILMKARGLTEEEAYALLRKTAMDQGRKVAEVASALVTAAGLLS; encoded by the coding sequence ATGAAACTTCACATCGTTATTGTAGAGCCAGACGAAACCCGCGCCAAACTGGTGATCGACAGCCTGCAACCGCTTGGCCACCAGGTGACGGTCATTGCCGAACCGGCAGGCCTCTCCCGGCGTGTATCTGATATTGCCCCCGATATCGTGCTGATAGACATGTCCAACCCATCGCGCGACACGCTCGAGGAAATGGCCCTTGCCTCTGGTCCGATGGAGCGGCCTGTCGCCTTTTTTGTTGACCGCACGGATAGGGATTTGACGAAACAGGCGATCGAGGCTGGCGTATCGGCCTATGTCGTGGACGGGTTGCAGCCCGAGCGTGTGGCCTCTGTGATGGACGCCGCCATTGCCCGTTTCCAGATGTTCCGTCGCATGCGGAGGGAGCTGGAAACCACCCGCCGCGCGCTGGAAGAGCGCAAGCTGATCGACCGTGCCAAGGGTATCTTGATGAAAGCGCGCGGCCTGACCGAAGAAGAGGCCTATGCGCTCTTGCGCAAGACCGCGATGGATCAAGGCCGCAAGGTGGCCGAAGTGGCCAGCGCGCTGGTCACAGCGGCGGGGTTGCTCTCATGA
- a CDS encoding pyridoxal-phosphate dependent enzyme gives MRLSVNVYQQAARSVEIRQRIRAAIHETPCIFSRGGSNDQSRLAYKCENLQRTGSFKFRGAMAKLTTLPTDTPVITASSGNHGLAVATATQMTGHAMTVVLPETVAQEKLSRIQALGVRTILHSNDSGLAERHAREMAVAEGITYVSPYNDADVIAGQGTIGLELIDQLPELDTVYIAMGGGGLISGIGCVLKAYAPRTRIVGVSAVNSSAFATSLRAGHPVEVDHKPTLADGVAGGFDADTITLPLAAEVVDDMIDCTEAEIAAGIEQIAWTEKMLVEGSAALALAAWTKDTGRRGTGPSVVLLCGANFDRAALAPILRGDA, from the coding sequence ATGCGTCTTTCGGTCAATGTCTACCAACAGGCGGCGCGATCCGTCGAAATCCGACAGAGAATTCGCGCGGCAATCCACGAGACGCCTTGTATTTTCTCTCGAGGTGGGTCGAACGATCAGTCGCGTTTGGCCTATAAATGCGAAAATCTGCAAAGAACCGGGTCGTTCAAATTTCGCGGGGCCATGGCCAAACTGACCACACTGCCCACGGACACGCCGGTGATCACGGCCTCGTCGGGCAATCATGGGCTGGCCGTTGCCACGGCGACGCAGATGACAGGCCATGCGATGACGGTTGTGCTGCCAGAAACCGTGGCACAGGAAAAACTGTCGCGTATTCAGGCGCTTGGCGTGCGCACGATCCTGCATTCAAACGATTCCGGCCTTGCTGAACGACACGCGAGGGAGATGGCCGTCGCAGAGGGGATCACCTATGTGTCGCCCTACAACGACGCCGATGTCATCGCCGGACAGGGCACCATCGGGCTTGAATTGATTGACCAATTGCCAGAGCTTGACACCGTTTATATCGCCATGGGCGGGGGTGGTCTTATTTCCGGCATTGGCTGCGTGCTGAAAGCCTACGCGCCGCGAACGCGTATCGTGGGGGTAAGCGCCGTGAATTCCTCGGCCTTTGCCACGAGCCTGCGTGCCGGTCATCCTGTCGAAGTGGACCACAAGCCAACGCTTGCCGATGGTGTCGCCGGTGGTTTCGACGCGGATACGATCACCCTGCCGCTTGCCGCTGAAGTGGTCGATGACATGATCGACTGCACCGAAGCGGAAATCGCCGCAGGCATCGAGCAGATCGCATGGACCGAGAAGATGCTGGTCGAGGGTTCGGCGGCACTGGCCTTGGCGGCTTGGACAAAAGACACGGGCCGACGCGGAACAGGACCAAGCGTGGTCTTGCTGTGTGGCGCGAATTTCGATCGGGCCGCACTCGCGCCGATCCTGAGAGGCGACGCGTGA
- a CDS encoding cation-transporting P-type ATPase yields MTDARQTAAMHATSPESALAALDVTRDGLRSQDAARRLAAHGPNRLPEPPRRNPILRFLGHFHNVLIYVLLASAMVTAALGHWVDTGVILAVVLVNALIGFLQEGRAEQAMAALRKMLAPNCAVLRDGQRLSIDAADLVPGDIVLIEAGDRVPADLRLIEARGLKAEEAILTGESVPTDKTIAPVPQDAPLGDQSSMLFSGTFIASGTGRGVVTATGGHSQIGRISGMLGSIETLTTPLVAQMDLFARWLSVFILMVAAALLVYGYFVGHLPFREFFMAIVGLSVAAIPEGLPAVLTITLAVGVTAMARRNAIIRRLPAIETLGSVSVICSDKTGTLTRNEMMVVALAPAGHVVKVSGSGYAPHGALRGPDADTAPADQMVLQDFARVAALCNDAMLHPHGDAWHVEGDPMEGALSALAGKITGQGHRSFQDWIRSDAIPFDAAHRYMATLDRDPEGRLWIHVKGAPEAVLNLCADQRIAGHKTEPLDRAYWHAKIEDFASEGQRVIAVATGTAPVTQTGLTHLGLDAHLTLIGLVGLVDPPRPEAIAAVTECHAAGIRVKMITGDHAATARAIGGMIGLRNSARVLTGADLAAMDDAELAEAALATDIFARTSPADKLRLVTALQARGLAVAMTGDGVNDAPALKRADAGIAMGLKGSEAAKEAADLVLADDNFASIAAAVREGRTVYDNIKKVISWTLPTNAGEAMTIIVALFAGMALPITAVQILWVNLITGVTLGLALAFEPSEPGTMRRPPHPRGAPLLTGTLIWQIALISTLISMAVFGMYFYATDRGYPVPLAQTIAMNTLVVLQIFYLFFIRNIYGTSLTWAAAKGTPIVWACVAAVTVAQVAITYLPPFQAILGTQAVPLFDGMLILVIGIAFFALIETEKQMRLAVLPLKPDRHV; encoded by the coding sequence ATGACCGACGCGCGTCAAACAGCCGCCATGCACGCAACATCCCCCGAAAGCGCCCTTGCCGCGCTCGATGTCACGCGCGACGGGCTGAGATCACAAGACGCCGCCCGCCGTCTGGCGGCCCATGGCCCAAACCGTCTGCCAGAGCCGCCCAGACGCAATCCGATCCTGCGGTTCCTCGGCCATTTCCACAATGTGCTGATCTACGTTCTCCTTGCCTCTGCGATGGTGACGGCGGCCTTGGGGCATTGGGTCGATACCGGGGTGATCCTTGCTGTGGTTCTGGTCAATGCCCTCATCGGCTTTCTTCAAGAAGGCCGGGCCGAACAGGCGATGGCGGCACTTCGCAAGATGCTCGCACCGAACTGCGCCGTTCTGCGCGATGGTCAAAGGCTCAGTATCGACGCCGCTGATCTGGTGCCGGGCGACATCGTGCTGATCGAGGCGGGTGATCGGGTGCCTGCCGATCTCCGGCTGATCGAGGCGCGCGGCCTCAAGGCCGAAGAGGCGATCCTTACGGGCGAATCCGTGCCCACCGACAAGACAATTGCGCCGGTGCCCCAAGATGCGCCGCTTGGCGATCAATCGTCGATGCTGTTTTCCGGCACGTTCATCGCATCGGGCACGGGGCGCGGTGTGGTCACGGCCACCGGTGGTCACAGCCAGATTGGTCGGATCAGTGGCATGTTGGGCAGCATCGAGACGCTGACCACCCCACTCGTGGCGCAGATGGATCTGTTCGCGCGTTGGCTTTCGGTATTCATCCTCATGGTGGCCGCCGCGCTGCTGGTTTACGGATATTTCGTGGGGCATCTGCCATTTCGCGAATTCTTCATGGCGATTGTCGGCCTCTCTGTTGCGGCCATTCCCGAAGGCCTGCCCGCCGTCCTCACGATCACGCTTGCCGTCGGTGTAACGGCGATGGCGCGGCGCAATGCAATCATCCGCCGCCTGCCTGCGATTGAAACGCTGGGGTCAGTGTCTGTGATCTGCTCGGACAAGACCGGCACGCTCACGCGCAACGAAATGATGGTGGTGGCGCTGGCCCCGGCAGGGCACGTGGTCAAGGTCAGCGGCAGCGGCTATGCCCCGCACGGCGCATTGCGCGGGCCTGATGCCGATACAGCCCCCGCCGACCAGATGGTTTTGCAGGACTTTGCCCGCGTGGCAGCACTTTGCAACGATGCCATGCTGCATCCCCATGGCGATGCGTGGCACGTTGAGGGGGATCCGATGGAGGGCGCCTTGTCGGCCTTGGCCGGCAAGATCACAGGTCAGGGTCACAGATCTTTTCAAGACTGGATACGCAGTGATGCGATCCCCTTCGATGCGGCGCATCGCTACATGGCGACGCTTGATCGTGATCCAGAGGGCCGCTTGTGGATTCATGTCAAAGGCGCCCCCGAGGCGGTGTTGAACCTTTGCGCCGACCAGCGCATAGCCGGGCACAAGACAGAGCCGCTCGACCGTGCCTATTGGCATGCCAAGATCGAAGACTTCGCCTCAGAAGGGCAGCGCGTGATTGCCGTTGCTACAGGCACCGCCCCCGTCACGCAGACTGGCCTCACCCACTTGGGCCTTGACGCGCATCTCACCCTGATTGGTCTCGTCGGGCTTGTGGATCCCCCCCGCCCCGAGGCGATTGCAGCGGTTACCGAATGCCATGCCGCCGGAATCCGGGTCAAGATGATCACCGGCGATCATGCCGCGACGGCCCGCGCCATTGGCGGAATGATCGGGCTCAGAAACAGCGCGCGCGTGCTGACCGGCGCTGATCTTGCGGCGATGGATGACGCAGAGCTTGCCGAGGCGGCGCTTGCGACCGATATTTTCGCCCGCACCTCTCCTGCGGACAAGCTGCGCCTTGTCACCGCGTTGCAGGCGCGCGGCCTGGCCGTGGCCATGACCGGCGATGGGGTAAACGATGCCCCCGCCCTCAAGCGCGCAGATGCCGGGATCGCCATGGGCCTCAAAGGCAGCGAAGCCGCAAAGGAAGCCGCCGATCTGGTTCTGGCGGATGACAATTTCGCCTCCATCGCCGCCGCAGTGCGCGAGGGCCGGACCGTTTACGACAATATCAAAAAGGTGATCAGCTGGACGCTGCCCACAAATGCGGGCGAGGCGATGACGATCATCGTGGCCTTGTTTGCCGGGATGGCCCTGCCGATCACGGCTGTGCAAATCCTCTGGGTCAACCTCATCACCGGCGTCACCCTTGGTCTGGCGCTCGCGTTTGAGCCGTCAGAGCCCGGCACCATGCGCCGCCCACCCCACCCACGCGGGGCACCGCTTTTGACCGGTACGCTGATCTGGCAGATCGCCCTTATCTCAACTCTGATCTCGATGGCGGTTTTCGGGATGTATTTCTATGCAACTGACAGGGGGTATCCGGTTCCTCTCGCCCAGACCATCGCGATGAACACCCTCGTTGTGCTTCAGATTTTCTACCTGTTCTTCATCCGCAACATCTATGGCACCTCCCTCACTTGGGCCGCAGCAAAGGGCACACCGATTGTCTGGGCCTGCGTTGCCGCCGTCACTGTGGCACAGGTCGCAATCACCTACCTGCCGCCGTTTCAGGCGATCCTCGGCACCCAGGCCGTGCCCCTCTTCGACGGGATGCTGATCCTTGTGATCGGGATCGCTTTCTTCGCGCTGATAGAAACAGAAAAGCAGATGCGGCTTGCCGTCTTGCCACTCAAGCCAGATCGGCACGTCTGA
- a CDS encoding outer membrane protein has protein sequence MLKTTTALMTATALMAAPAFAGNVQEPTPEPVIAAPVAPPAPVGPNWTGFYAGGQLGYGDVDTGAAGVDGDGLIGGLIAGYDYDYGNNWVVGLGLDYDFADIDLGAAASLEDVFRIKSRLGYKVGNGLLYGTGGYAWADTDTLGDDNGYFFGAGYEHMISQNLSLGGEVLYHKFENFGTAGVDVDATTVQARAAFRF, from the coding sequence ATGCTGAAAACAACCACAGCGCTGATGACCGCAACCGCCCTGATGGCCGCCCCTGCCTTCGCTGGCAATGTGCAAGAGCCAACGCCGGAGCCGGTGATCGCAGCCCCGGTTGCACCGCCGGCACCTGTTGGCCCGAATTGGACTGGCTTTTACGCGGGTGGCCAGCTTGGCTATGGCGATGTTGACACCGGCGCTGCTGGCGTGGACGGAGACGGCCTGATCGGCGGTCTGATCGCCGGGTATGATTATGACTATGGCAACAACTGGGTTGTTGGTCTGGGTCTCGATTACGACTTTGCTGATATTGACCTTGGGGCCGCTGCTTCGCTGGAAGATGTGTTTCGGATCAAATCGCGTCTCGGTTACAAGGTCGGCAACGGCCTGCTTTACGGCACCGGCGGGTATGCCTGGGCCGACACCGACACGCTTGGTGATGACAACGGCTATTTCTTCGGCGCGGGCTATGAGCATATGATCAGCCAGAACCTGTCTCTGGGCGGTGAAGTGCTCTATCACAAGTTCGAAAATTTTGGCACCGCTGGTGTTGATGTCGATGCCACCACGGTACAGGCGCGGGCTGCATTCCGCTTCTGA
- a CDS encoding PHA/PHB synthase family protein: MAHTPSRSQKPRSKTDAAERLPLVVPLVQTPAEEPSHASRDPHPHAALDRSAMASLAQFTGGLSPHAMIDAWSDWAMHLGRAPGRQLELMERWRANALKLMQFASAQALDQPAEKPFKPGPYDTRWSHQGWDKPPFSLWQQGFLATQDWWHAATSELRGLRRQNADRTGFMMRQLLDTVSPSNFPLGNPEILEKTRATGGRNLIDGAARCADDARHILAQEHRPVPKEFALGKVLACTPGVVVYRNDLMELIQYSPTTSDVQAEPVLIVPAWIMKYYILDLSPENSLVRWLVGQGFTVFCISWRNPGAEDADLSLEAYRKQGVMQALDVINDIVPGQKVHANGYCLGGTLLAIAAAAMARDGEDRLASVTLMAAQVDFAEAGELLLFLDESQVAFLEDLMWSQGYLDRPQMSGAFAAIRSEDLIWSRAVRRYFLGEPDLPTDVTVWVNDTTRMPARMHSEYLRGIFLENRISAGRFAVDGKVIALKDISGPVFVIGTETDHIAPWRSVYKTALFTDCDLHFLLTKGGHNSGILSEPGHRGRHYRIGHRPALALYRDPDTWLAAHDPVPGSWWPEWSKWLARQSSGTVPARQPGTDANYPSIATAPGTYIHQT, encoded by the coding sequence ATGGCCCACACCCCCAGCCGAAGCCAGAAACCGCGCTCCAAGACTGACGCGGCAGAGCGCCTGCCCTTGGTCGTGCCCTTGGTGCAAACACCTGCAGAAGAGCCATCCCACGCAAGCCGCGATCCACATCCCCACGCGGCCCTTGACCGAAGCGCCATGGCCAGTCTTGCGCAATTCACCGGTGGGCTGTCGCCACACGCGATGATTGATGCCTGGAGCGACTGGGCCATGCATCTGGGCCGTGCGCCGGGGCGGCAATTGGAGCTGATGGAACGGTGGCGGGCCAATGCGTTGAAGCTGATGCAATTTGCCTCCGCGCAGGCGTTGGATCAGCCTGCGGAAAAGCCATTCAAGCCGGGGCCCTATGATACGCGCTGGTCGCATCAAGGCTGGGACAAGCCGCCCTTTTCCCTCTGGCAGCAGGGGTTTCTGGCCACGCAAGACTGGTGGCATGCGGCAACATCAGAGCTGCGCGGATTGCGCCGACAGAATGCGGATCGCACCGGCTTTATGATGCGACAGCTTCTTGATACGGTGTCGCCTTCCAATTTCCCATTGGGCAATCCGGAAATTCTGGAAAAGACACGGGCGACAGGCGGGCGCAACTTGATTGACGGGGCTGCGCGCTGTGCTGACGACGCCCGGCATATTCTGGCGCAGGAGCATCGGCCTGTGCCGAAAGAGTTTGCGCTTGGCAAGGTTCTGGCCTGCACGCCGGGTGTCGTGGTCTATCGCAACGACCTGATGGAGTTGATCCAGTATTCGCCCACCACATCCGACGTGCAGGCCGAACCAGTGCTGATCGTGCCGGCATGGATCATGAAATACTACATTCTCGATCTCTCGCCCGAGAATTCCTTGGTCCGGTGGCTGGTTGGACAGGGATTCACTGTCTTTTGTATCTCGTGGCGTAATCCGGGAGCGGAAGACGCGGACCTGTCGCTAGAGGCGTATCGCAAGCAGGGCGTCATGCAGGCGCTAGACGTCATCAACGACATCGTGCCGGGGCAAAAGGTGCATGCCAACGGCTATTGCCTTGGTGGGACGCTACTGGCTATCGCGGCGGCGGCAATGGCGCGCGACGGTGAGGACCGATTGGCATCGGTCACCCTGATGGCGGCCCAGGTAGATTTCGCCGAAGCGGGCGAATTGCTGCTTTTTCTCGACGAAAGTCAGGTCGCCTTTCTGGAGGATCTGATGTGGTCGCAGGGCTATCTGGACCGGCCGCAGATGTCGGGGGCCTTTGCCGCGATCCGGTCTGAGGATTTGATCTGGTCGCGCGCGGTGCGGCGGTATTTCCTCGGAGAGCCGGACTTGCCCACCGATGTCACCGTTTGGGTCAATGACACCACCCGGATGCCAGCCCGGATGCATTCGGAGTATCTGCGCGGCATTTTTCTGGAGAACCGCATCTCGGCGGGGCGATTTGCCGTGGATGGCAAGGTTATCGCGCTCAAGGATATCTCGGGGCCGGTCTTTGTCATTGGCACCGAGACCGATCACATCGCACCGTGGCGCTCCGTCTACAAAACAGCCCTCTTTACCGATTGCGACCTGCATTTTCTGTTGACCAAAGGGGGCCATAACAGCGGCATCTTGTCAGAGCCGGGGCATAGAGGGCGGCACTATCGGATCGGCCATCGCCCGGCGCTGGCGCTTTACCGCGATCCCGATACATGGCTGGCGGCGCATGATCCTGTGCCCGGATCGTGGTGGCCCGAATGGTCAAAATGGCTGGCACGCCAAAGCAGTGGCACCGTCCCTGCGCGCCAACCCGGCACAGATGCAAACTATCCCAGTATCGCGACAGCACCGGGGACATATATCCACCAGACCTGA